A part of Oligoflexus sp. genomic DNA contains:
- a CDS encoding MBL fold metallo-hydrolase, whose protein sequence is MHLAEKRRARMERSPQWQNGKFTNPLERTQASRISLLRQILFGNPNPTRPKERIPVEARRRSDFDNSPDLRTTWLGHSTMIVEIEGKRLLLDPVWGQRVSPFSFAGPERWYPSPLPIEELPDLDAVLISHDHYDHLDYPTVQKLKGRKLHWVVPLGLGGHLEGWGVPAHSIVELDWWETFVLSGLTITATPARHFSGRGPLDQDKTLWCGFAVSGAHHRVYYSGDTALFPELKDIGQRLGPFDLTMIEVGAYDRHWTDVHLGPEQAIRAHQLVRGKILLPVHWGLFSLGFHGWTEPMERVLAAAERNAVNVAVLKPGESIVPPHLPPMIKWWPDLPWRDEEADPIRSSGVDHLMK, encoded by the coding sequence ATGCATCTCGCAGAAAAACGTCGGGCCCGGATGGAGCGTTCTCCTCAATGGCAGAACGGAAAATTTACCAATCCACTCGAGCGCACTCAGGCCTCCAGAATCTCTCTTTTGCGGCAGATCCTTTTTGGAAACCCCAATCCCACGCGTCCCAAGGAAAGAATTCCCGTAGAGGCTCGCAGACGCAGCGACTTCGACAATTCCCCCGACCTGCGAACGACCTGGCTCGGGCATTCCACGATGATCGTGGAGATCGAAGGCAAACGTCTCCTTTTGGATCCCGTCTGGGGTCAGAGGGTTTCCCCCTTTTCCTTCGCGGGACCGGAACGCTGGTACCCGTCTCCCCTTCCCATCGAGGAACTGCCGGACCTCGATGCCGTCCTGATTTCCCACGACCACTATGATCATCTCGATTATCCCACGGTCCAAAAGCTCAAAGGCCGCAAACTCCATTGGGTCGTGCCTCTGGGCCTGGGCGGCCACCTTGAAGGCTGGGGCGTGCCCGCACACAGCATTGTGGAATTGGACTGGTGGGAAACCTTCGTCCTATCCGGCCTGACCATCACAGCCACACCCGCCCGACATTTTTCAGGTCGCGGTCCTTTGGATCAGGATAAAACCCTTTGGTGCGGCTTTGCCGTGAGCGGAGCCCATCACCGCGTTTATTACAGCGGGGATACCGCACTTTTTCCTGAACTCAAGGACATCGGCCAGCGCCTCGGACCCTTTGATCTGACCATGATTGAAGTGGGCGCTTACGATCGGCATTGGACCGATGTGCATCTTGGCCCGGAGCAGGCCATACGCGCCCATCAGCTGGTACGCGGAAAAATTCTTCTGCCGGTGCACTGGGGACTTTTCAGTCTTGGTTTCCACGGTTGGACGGAACCTATGGAACGCGTGCTGGCCGCCGCCGAGCGGAATGCTGTGAATGTGGCTGTTTTAAAGCCCGGTGAAAGCATCGTCCCGCCTCATCTTCCGCCCATGATCAAGTGGTGGCCCGACCTCCCTTGGCGTGATGAAGAGGCCGATCCTATTCGTTCCTCGGGTGTGGATCATCTTATGAAGTAG
- a CDS encoding family 65 glycosyl hydrolase domain-containing protein, which translates to MFDFFEAHPWKIVENELRPDHKRFSESIFSLGNEHMGLRGFFEEDYSGDTFQGSYIAGVYYPDPTKVGWWKNGYPEFFAKVINSTNWVGMHVCIDGERLDPAHGQVTDYRAELDMKQGLLSRSYVWTSPCGKKVAVSFQRFLSMADVELGAVRCEIKALSGPLSIVVTPYLDGDVRNLDSNYGEKFWDAAGHGAKEDALYLKSISKKTHFEVATAMSCRFLHRNDEHDLLPQSCSQPHRAEAAYAVGLAENETMALEKFVAVLTSRDHEAGDLIDLACRKVLQAKELGFNPLFSNHVAVWDQKWAEADVIIEGDVKAQQGIRYNIFQLQQTYAGRDSRLNIGPKGFTGEKYGGCTYWDTEAFCFPFYLYTNKEVARNLLVYRYNHLERAKENARKLQLKGALYPMVTIDGRECHNEWEITFEEIHRNGAIAYAIYHYTEYTGDTEYLDSMGIEVLIELSRFWASRVSYSEPKQKFVILGVTGPNEYENNVNNNYYTNMLAQWTLSYTLQELDRLERTKKDLFKDLQDRTQLTRQEELQWLNIQQKMYLPRDEERRIYLQQDGYLDKEQKLVADLQPGDYPLHKNWSWDHILRSPYIKQADTIQAFYFFPKLVDRAELRRSFDFYEPRTVHESSLSPSVYSIVASLAGYEEKAYELYLRTARLDLDNYNHDTEDGCHITSMVGSWLAIVQGFAGLRFEGNQLAFDPYLPQQWSGYSFKINYQNRPLSITVTSGEFVLKQLSGDPMIVRVGSKTFPLSPSQAVLAPTRRAEA; encoded by the coding sequence ATGTTTGATTTTTTTGAAGCCCATCCGTGGAAAATCGTAGAAAACGAATTGCGCCCCGATCATAAGCGCTTCTCGGAAAGTATCTTCAGTCTTGGCAATGAGCACATGGGACTGCGGGGATTTTTCGAAGAGGATTATTCCGGAGATACCTTCCAAGGATCGTACATCGCAGGTGTTTATTATCCCGATCCCACCAAAGTCGGCTGGTGGAAGAATGGGTATCCCGAATTTTTTGCTAAAGTCATCAACTCGACGAACTGGGTCGGCATGCATGTCTGTATAGACGGTGAACGCCTTGATCCAGCCCACGGCCAGGTGACTGATTATCGGGCCGAACTCGATATGAAACAGGGTCTTTTGAGCCGGTCCTACGTCTGGACCAGTCCCTGCGGCAAGAAAGTGGCCGTTTCTTTCCAGCGTTTCCTGAGCATGGCCGATGTCGAGCTGGGCGCTGTTCGCTGTGAAATCAAAGCCTTGTCGGGTCCTCTGTCGATCGTCGTCACGCCGTACCTGGATGGTGATGTGCGTAACCTCGATTCGAACTACGGTGAAAAATTCTGGGACGCCGCGGGTCATGGAGCCAAAGAGGATGCGCTTTATCTGAAGAGCATTTCGAAGAAAACCCACTTCGAAGTCGCGACGGCCATGAGCTGCCGCTTTTTGCATCGCAATGATGAGCACGATCTTTTGCCTCAATCCTGTTCGCAGCCCCATCGCGCCGAAGCAGCTTACGCGGTGGGCCTTGCTGAAAATGAGACCATGGCCCTCGAAAAATTCGTGGCCGTGCTCACCTCACGCGATCATGAAGCCGGCGACCTGATCGACCTCGCCTGCAGGAAAGTCCTTCAGGCGAAAGAACTTGGCTTTAATCCCCTCTTTTCGAATCATGTGGCCGTATGGGATCAAAAATGGGCGGAAGCCGACGTCATCATTGAAGGTGATGTGAAAGCGCAGCAGGGCATTCGCTACAATATTTTCCAACTGCAGCAAACCTATGCTGGCCGCGACAGCCGTCTGAATATCGGTCCCAAAGGTTTCACCGGCGAAAAATACGGCGGCTGCACCTACTGGGATACGGAAGCCTTCTGCTTCCCCTTCTATCTTTATACGAACAAGGAAGTGGCGCGGAATCTTCTCGTCTATCGCTATAACCATCTGGAACGGGCCAAGGAGAATGCTCGCAAGCTGCAGCTCAAAGGCGCTCTTTATCCCATGGTGACCATCGACGGGCGCGAATGCCACAACGAATGGGAAATCACCTTTGAAGAGATTCACCGCAACGGCGCCATCGCCTATGCGATCTATCATTACACCGAATACACAGGCGACACGGAATACCTTGATTCCATGGGTATCGAGGTCCTGATCGAGCTGAGCCGCTTCTGGGCTTCGCGCGTGTCCTATTCCGAACCCAAGCAGAAGTTCGTGATCCTTGGCGTGACCGGGCCGAACGAATACGAAAACAACGTCAACAACAACTATTACACCAATATGCTGGCGCAATGGACCCTTTCCTATACGCTGCAGGAACTCGACCGTCTGGAGCGCACCAAAAAAGATCTGTTCAAAGATCTTCAGGATCGCACGCAGCTGACCCGGCAGGAAGAGCTGCAGTGGCTGAATATCCAGCAGAAGATGTACCTGCCGCGGGATGAGGAGCGCCGCATCTATCTGCAGCAGGATGGTTACCTCGACAAGGAACAGAAACTGGTCGCCGATCTGCAGCCCGGTGATTATCCTTTGCATAAGAACTGGTCGTGGGATCACATTCTGCGTTCGCCTTATATCAAGCAGGCTGACACCATCCAGGCCTTCTACTTCTTCCCGAAACTGGTCGACCGCGCCGAGCTGCGCCGCAGCTTTGATTTCTATGAACCCCGCACGGTTCATGAGTCCTCGCTCTCGCCTTCGGTCTATTCGATCGTCGCCAGCCTTGCCGGTTATGAGGAGAAAGCCTATGAGCTTTATCTCCGAACCGCACGTCTCGATCTTGACAACTATAACCACGATACTGAAGACGGCTGCCATATCACGAGCATGGTCGGCAGCTGGCTTGCGATCGTGCAGGGCTTCGCGGGTCTGCGCTTTGAAGGCAATCAGCTGGCTTTCGATCCTTATCTGCCCCAGCAATGGAGCGGCTACAGCTTCAAAATCAACTATCAGAATCGCCCGCTCAGCATCACGGTAACGTCCGGCGAATTCGTGCTGAAGCAACTCTCAGGTGATCCCATGATTGTGAGAGTCGGCAGCAAAACCTTCCCGCTGAGTCCGTCGCAGGCTGTGCTGGCGCCAACCCGGAGGGCTGAGGCATGA
- a CDS encoding alpha-amylase gives MIQKFISVKAWVAAVAILSASGLQAADNGTMMQYFEWNTHAGGEHWNNLANDARHLTDLGISAVWIPPPSKGDGKIWDVGYGIYDPYDLGEFKQKGAVRTKYGTRTELLNAVRQMKANGLQIYADIVMNHLLGADKTERVRASLSQESNRNNANSGAMDLNLYTRFDYAARGGKYSTFTFNGNHFNAVGCSVPGYTGNICKLDGHSWNWEVDTENGNYDYLMGANLDYDHPEVTREMQTWGRWLTTELQLDGFRLDAVKHIKYKFIQDWVGYQRAASGRNLYAVGEFLSGDINKLDNFLAKTGYTVSLFDFPLYYNFQKASDSNGNFDLRTILNGTLIQKHPGLANTFVDNHDTQYGRDSARPVLSWFRPAAYALILTRADGYPTVFYGDYYGQPQDKIKPMRDKLDPILRARKTAAYGAQYDYFDDPDLIGWTRAGDNAHPGSGLAVLVTDRGGGSKRMYVGTENRGETWIDVTGGIKDAVTIDDGGYATFRVNPGSVSVWLNRSTQDAWRPQAGQLVSLTFDIRHGRLPEGQRVLVAGAPAALGAWNPALAPVPTESADGLTSTLTVEVPAGTQFEFKAVKVDTTTGKVVKWNEGQDYYYTVSGARPDQLTVFWKDVPDFVE, from the coding sequence ATGATCCAGAAATTCATTTCCGTAAAAGCATGGGTGGCGGCGGTTGCCATTCTTTCCGCATCCGGACTGCAGGCCGCCGACAACGGCACCATGATGCAGTATTTTGAATGGAATACGCATGCCGGCGGTGAGCATTGGAATAACCTCGCCAATGATGCTCGCCACCTTACAGACCTTGGCATCAGCGCGGTCTGGATTCCACCGCCGAGTAAAGGCGATGGCAAGATCTGGGACGTCGGTTACGGAATCTATGATCCCTATGACCTTGGCGAATTCAAGCAGAAGGGCGCCGTGCGGACCAAGTACGGAACCCGGACCGAACTCTTGAATGCTGTGCGGCAAATGAAAGCCAATGGCCTTCAGATCTATGCTGATATTGTGATGAACCATCTGCTTGGCGCTGACAAGACAGAGCGCGTGCGAGCCTCCCTGTCCCAGGAAAGCAATCGCAATAACGCGAACAGCGGGGCCATGGACCTCAACCTATACACACGCTTTGACTATGCGGCGCGTGGCGGTAAATATTCGACCTTCACATTCAACGGCAACCACTTCAACGCTGTGGGCTGCAGCGTTCCGGGTTACACCGGCAATATCTGCAAACTCGATGGTCACAGCTGGAACTGGGAAGTGGATACGGAAAACGGCAACTATGATTATCTCATGGGCGCCAACCTTGATTATGATCACCCCGAAGTCACCCGCGAAATGCAGACCTGGGGCCGCTGGCTAACCACCGAGCTGCAGCTGGATGGTTTTCGCCTGGATGCCGTGAAACACATCAAATATAAATTCATCCAGGACTGGGTCGGCTATCAAAGAGCCGCGTCGGGACGTAACCTTTATGCCGTCGGTGAGTTCCTGAGCGGTGATATCAATAAGCTCGACAACTTTTTGGCCAAGACCGGCTACACGGTTTCGCTCTTTGATTTCCCTCTTTACTATAACTTCCAGAAAGCCTCGGATTCGAACGGCAACTTTGATCTGCGCACCATTCTCAACGGAACGCTGATTCAAAAGCATCCTGGCCTCGCCAACACCTTCGTTGACAATCACGACACCCAGTATGGTCGCGACTCGGCGCGCCCTGTGCTGTCCTGGTTCCGGCCTGCTGCCTATGCTTTGATTTTGACCCGGGCCGATGGTTATCCAACCGTTTTCTACGGTGACTACTATGGTCAGCCGCAGGACAAGATCAAACCCATGCGGGATAAACTCGATCCGATCCTGCGCGCCCGTAAAACAGCGGCCTATGGCGCTCAGTATGATTACTTCGATGATCCGGACCTCATCGGTTGGACCCGTGCAGGCGATAACGCCCATCCTGGTTCCGGCCTTGCGGTTCTCGTGACCGATCGCGGCGGCGGCAGCAAACGCATGTATGTGGGCACGGAGAATCGTGGAGAAACCTGGATCGATGTCACCGGCGGCATCAAGGACGCGGTCACCATTGATGACGGCGGCTATGCCACCTTCCGTGTGAATCCCGGTTCGGTATCGGTCTGGCTGAATCGCAGTACCCAGGACGCCTGGCGTCCTCAAGCCGGTCAGCTCGTGAGCCTGACCTTTGACATTCGTCACGGCCGCCTGCCTGAAGGCCAGCGCGTGCTGGTCGCGGGAGCACCTGCGGCCCTGGGTGCCTGGAATCCCGCTTTGGCTCCTGTGCCCACGGAATCCGCTGATGGCCTGACCTCGACCCTGACGGTCGAAGTTCCAGCTGGAACGCAGTTCGAATTTAAAGCGGTGAAGGTCGACACCACGACCGGCAAAGTCGTGAAGTGGAATGAAGGACAGGACTACTATTATACCGTCTCGGGCGCTCGCCCGGATCAGCTGACCGTTTTTTGGAAAGACGTTCCCGATTTCGTCGAGTAA
- the pgmB gene encoding beta-phosphoglucomutase, producing the protein MRSRFAAVIFDLDGVLTDTARFHYLAWKEMASGLGITIDEAFNETLKGIDRMSSLDLILEHGKVQLPLAEKERLAFEKNEHYKELTASMTRKDLLPGALERLDELKTLGVKISLASASKNAPAILEALGIPGYFDSIANPALVARGKPAPDIFLLAAAPLGVRPEECLGVEDAEAGVVAIKVAGMQALGVGDPKVLAAADRVVSGLDTFKFAELFAEWR; encoded by the coding sequence ATGAGATCACGCTTCGCGGCCGTGATTTTTGATCTGGACGGCGTGCTGACCGACACCGCCCGCTTTCATTACCTGGCCTGGAAAGAGATGGCGAGCGGCCTTGGCATTACGATTGATGAAGCCTTCAATGAAACGCTGAAGGGCATCGATCGCATGTCATCGCTGGACCTCATCCTTGAGCATGGCAAGGTGCAGCTGCCTCTGGCCGAAAAAGAGCGGCTGGCGTTTGAAAAAAACGAGCATTACAAGGAACTCACGGCCTCGATGACCCGCAAGGATCTTCTGCCGGGAGCCCTGGAACGCCTCGATGAACTGAAGACCCTCGGTGTAAAAATCTCTTTGGCTTCGGCGAGCAAAAATGCGCCGGCGATACTCGAAGCTCTCGGTATCCCGGGCTACTTTGATTCGATCGCCAATCCTGCACTGGTGGCTCGGGGCAAACCCGCACCGGATATTTTCCTTCTGGCGGCGGCTCCTCTTGGAGTCCGGCCCGAGGAATGCCTGGGCGTTGAAGACGCCGAGGCCGGTGTGGTCGCTATTAAAGTGGCCGGTATGCAGGCCCTGGGGGTCGGGGATCCCAAGGTTCTCGCGGCTGCCGATCGCGTGGTTTCGGGCCTGGATACATTTAAATTTGCTGAACTTTTTGCCGAGTGGCGATAA
- a CDS encoding SDR family oxidoreductase, with product MKRSIKDSVVVITGASSGIGRAAALDFARKGARLVLAARGEEQLQAVANECQSLGTTAMAVPTDVSEREAVEQLAQRAIETFGGIDVWVNDAAVSLFGRLDEVPWDDYRKVIETNLFGYIHGARAVLPHFRERGRGVMINISSMVGKTGAPYISAYAISKAAIIGLSDSLRQELMDTRDIHVCTVLPASIDTPIFQHAANYMGKAVKPMSPIYDVEAVAQQIVDLAVHPRREVYVGGSGRRMGLLSRVAPGFAQRIMARQVRKDHFSKTPADAREGNIHHPMQEISGPTGHWRERSDTHKGTMILGLAVLGIGIGALIAYRRGMLPTLTKRAGLHGFKALANTAVMRIAEGLHQSNKFRRQTVRRIKKPVLRLVS from the coding sequence ATGAAGCGATCTATCAAGGATTCTGTTGTCGTTATCACCGGAGCATCGAGTGGAATAGGCCGCGCGGCGGCTCTGGATTTCGCCCGCAAAGGCGCACGTCTGGTCCTTGCCGCCCGCGGTGAAGAACAGCTTCAGGCTGTGGCCAATGAATGTCAAAGCCTTGGAACCACCGCAATGGCTGTTCCCACCGACGTCAGTGAGCGTGAAGCTGTCGAGCAGCTGGCACAAAGGGCCATTGAAACCTTTGGTGGCATCGATGTGTGGGTGAACGACGCCGCCGTGTCTCTCTTCGGACGTCTCGATGAAGTGCCCTGGGATGACTATCGCAAGGTCATCGAAACCAATCTCTTCGGCTATATTCATGGGGCTCGGGCTGTGCTCCCGCATTTTCGGGAACGCGGCCGCGGGGTCATGATTAATATTTCATCCATGGTCGGCAAGACCGGAGCCCCCTATATCAGCGCCTATGCCATCAGCAAGGCGGCTATTATCGGGCTTTCGGACAGTCTGCGCCAGGAACTCATGGATACGCGTGACATTCATGTTTGCACGGTGCTGCCGGCATCCATCGACACGCCGATCTTCCAGCATGCCGCCAATTACATGGGAAAAGCTGTTAAACCCATGAGCCCCATCTACGATGTGGAGGCTGTGGCCCAGCAAATCGTAGACCTTGCCGTTCACCCCCGGCGCGAGGTTTATGTGGGCGGATCAGGCCGCCGCATGGGGCTTCTGAGCCGTGTAGCCCCTGGATTTGCGCAAAGGATCATGGCCCGTCAGGTGCGGAAGGATCATTTTTCGAAAACCCCGGCCGATGCCAGGGAGGGCAACATTCACCACCCCATGCAGGAGATTTCCGGGCCAACCGGTCACTGGCGTGAGCGTTCAGACACCCACAAAGGCACCATGATCCTTGGCCTTGCAGTTCTTGGAATTGGGATCGGCGCTCTGATCGCCTATCGCCGGGGTATGCTGCCGACGCTCACCAAACGCGCTGGGCTTCATGGGTTCAAAGCCCTTGCGAACACAGCCGTGATGCGCATTGCCGAAGGGCTGCATCAGTCCAACAAGTTCCGCCGTCAGACTGTTCGCCGCATCAAAAAACCTGTGCTCCGTCTTGTCAGCTGA
- a CDS encoding DUF1036 domain-containing protein, whose product MIIYKSMALGAALFLTAASPSYGAGLYVCNETEDTLSVAYAGFESNIWVSHGWYDVGSYACTQLTSNFTNTRYYVYASGSSGKEWGANHYFCVNQNAGFNIPYADNTAACTNRAFFSVWVPDMLSGQFPDHYTVVIGPQLTGSHNNALNHPRAER is encoded by the coding sequence ATGATCATATACAAATCCATGGCTCTTGGAGCCGCTCTTTTTTTGACAGCTGCCTCGCCCAGCTATGGCGCTGGACTTTATGTGTGCAATGAAACTGAGGATACTTTGAGTGTCGCGTACGCGGGATTCGAAAGTAATATCTGGGTGTCTCATGGCTGGTATGATGTCGGTTCCTATGCCTGCACGCAGCTGACGAGCAATTTCACGAATACACGCTACTATGTTTATGCTTCGGGAAGTTCAGGCAAGGAGTGGGGCGCCAATCACTATTTCTGCGTGAATCAGAATGCGGGCTTTAACATTCCCTATGCGGACAATACAGCAGCCTGCACGAATCGGGCTTTTTTCTCGGTATGGGTGCCTGATATGCTGAGCGGTCAGTTCCCCGATCATTATACGGTCGTGATTGGACCGCAGCTGACCGGTTCCCATAATAACGCTTTGAATCATCCCAGGGCGGAGAGGTGA
- a CDS encoding endonuclease/exonuclease/phosphatase family protein → MLRNTLLGTILLGSSALATMGAAPTSKTFTVMTWNLYFGADTAPILSAKTMDELAKRADAAWKNLEATRFKERAAAIADQIAIEQPHMIGLQEVALLRVQSPGDRLRGGMEPAETVVLDFEAILLSELQARGLDYRVVTRVENADVEVPRANATKDDVRLTDHDVILARGDVEADASALGNYQTALSVPFPDGKSNVTVSRGYAIANVRWMGQDANFVTSHLEISSFEAIQKQQAAELMEILGNPSIPTILVGDFNSNADAEGTQKSSYRLITEAGFRDAWTNRVDKQAQGFTCCQTETLANKTSNLSERIDLILTKNAGSWLAQDVDIRVLGAKPENLTKSGLWPSDHAGVVARFTVK, encoded by the coding sequence ATGTTGCGAAATACTCTGCTTGGGACCATACTTCTCGGAAGCTCGGCACTTGCCACCATGGGCGCGGCCCCAACGTCCAAAACCTTTACCGTCATGACCTGGAATCTTTACTTCGGCGCGGACACCGCACCCATTCTTTCCGCCAAGACCATGGATGAATTGGCCAAACGCGCCGACGCGGCCTGGAAAAATCTTGAGGCCACCCGTTTCAAAGAGCGGGCCGCGGCCATTGCTGATCAGATCGCCATCGAGCAGCCTCACATGATTGGTCTTCAGGAGGTCGCTCTGCTGCGCGTTCAATCCCCAGGTGATCGTCTGCGCGGTGGAATGGAGCCCGCCGAAACCGTGGTTTTGGATTTTGAAGCCATACTCCTGTCCGAGCTGCAGGCGCGAGGCCTTGATTATAGGGTTGTAACGCGCGTGGAAAATGCCGATGTGGAAGTGCCGCGAGCCAATGCCACCAAGGATGACGTTCGCCTGACCGATCATGATGTGATCCTCGCGCGGGGTGACGTCGAAGCCGATGCGTCCGCGCTTGGCAACTATCAGACGGCTTTGTCCGTGCCTTTCCCGGATGGAAAATCAAATGTGACAGTCAGCCGAGGCTATGCGATCGCCAATGTTCGCTGGATGGGTCAGGACGCAAACTTCGTGACGAGTCATCTTGAAATTTCATCGTTCGAAGCCATCCAGAAGCAGCAGGCCGCGGAGCTGATGGAAATTCTCGGCAATCCCTCCATCCCAACGATCCTGGTCGGTGACTTCAATTCCAATGCCGATGCCGAGGGCACGCAAAAATCCAGCTATCGCCTGATCACCGAGGCGGGCTTCCGTGATGCCTGGACGAATCGCGTCGACAAACAGGCCCAGGGCTTCACCTGCTGTCAGACGGAAACCCTTGCCAATAAAACGTCGAATCTCTCCGAGCGCATCGACCTGATCCTGACCAAAAATGCCGGCTCCTGGCTCGCCCAGGACGTGGACATCCGGGTGCTGGGGGCGAAGCCTGAAAACCTCACCAAAAGCGGCCTTTGGCCTTCGGATCATGCCGGTGTGGTCGCCCGGTTTACGGTAAAATAA